The following proteins come from a genomic window of Gynuella sunshinyii YC6258:
- a CDS encoding cytochrome b/b6 domain-containing protein, protein MTQHSNNTVKVWDPLIRVFHWSLASFFIIAYLTEGEVMPLHAYAGYGIVALVAFRLIWGMIGTHHARFRNFVTGPGTTVNYLKDIAQGKAKRFIGHNPAGAAMIVALLLMVTLTAFSGMALLSVDGEGPLANTFFATMKEHDLKEVHELFANLTVLLVALHVAGVIASSWLHKENLVRAMLNGKKTSDHSSQ, encoded by the coding sequence ATGACTCAGCACAGCAACAACACCGTTAAAGTCTGGGACCCTCTGATTCGGGTATTTCATTGGTCCCTCGCCAGTTTTTTCATCATCGCCTATCTGACCGAAGGCGAAGTAATGCCATTACACGCTTATGCCGGATATGGGATCGTCGCTCTGGTGGCCTTCCGTCTGATCTGGGGCATGATCGGCACTCATCATGCCCGGTTCCGCAACTTCGTGACCGGCCCGGGCACAACCGTCAACTACCTCAAAGATATTGCCCAAGGTAAGGCCAAACGCTTTATTGGCCATAATCCTGCCGGTGCTGCGATGATCGTAGCATTGCTACTGATGGTCACCCTGACCGCTTTTTCAGGCATGGCATTGCTCTCTGTGGATGGTGAAGGCCCTCTGGCCAATACCTTTTTTGCCACCATGAAGGAACATGACCTCAAAGAAGTTCATGAACTGTTTGCCAACCTGACTGTCTTGTTGGTTGCTCTGCACGTTGCCGGCGTCATTGCCAGCAGCTGGCTACACAAGGAGAACCTGGTCAGAGCCATGTTGAATGGCAAAAAAACCAGCGATCACAGTTCTCAATGA
- a CDS encoding helix-turn-helix domain-containing protein, which translates to MEFSQQVASGLKQLRKQYQWSLDTAAKKTGVSKAMLGQIERGESSPTLNTLWKIARGYELSFSQLMALTAGTEGNRSGTLYQPAGSLLRVQPLIPYDPQMKIELLQLELMPGYMRKSTAHEPGVIEHVIVISGHLSILSEDVWHSLEPGQAFHFDANCEHGYRNDSDLESTIFHNLIFYPQGRVQVKSNGS; encoded by the coding sequence ATGGAATTTTCGCAACAGGTTGCCAGCGGCCTTAAACAACTCAGAAAACAATATCAATGGAGCCTGGATACCGCCGCGAAAAAGACTGGGGTGAGCAAAGCGATGCTGGGTCAGATCGAACGTGGTGAATCAAGCCCTACCCTCAATACCCTCTGGAAAATTGCGCGCGGCTATGAACTATCATTCTCACAATTGATGGCACTGACTGCCGGCACCGAAGGTAATCGTTCCGGCACTCTGTATCAACCTGCCGGCAGCCTGCTGCGGGTGCAACCATTAATACCCTATGATCCACAAATGAAAATTGAGTTGCTGCAACTGGAGCTGATGCCCGGATACATGCGCAAATCGACCGCTCACGAACCCGGCGTCATAGAACACGTCATTGTGATCAGCGGCCATTTATCAATACTCAGCGAAGATGTCTGGCACTCCCTTGAACCTGGCCAGGCATTTCATTTTGATGCCAATTGCGAACACGGATATCGCAATGACTCCGATCTCGAAAGCACGATATTTCACAATCTTATTTTCTATCCGCAAGGGCGCGTTCAGGTAAAGTCCAACGGCTCCTGA
- a CDS encoding benzoate/H(+) symporter BenE family transporter, whose amino-acid sequence MFRDLSVSNISAGLIAVIVGFSSSAVVVFQAADAAGTTGVQAASWLWALGLGIGITSIGLSLLHRIPMVTAWSTPGAAALIASLAGFSLEQAIGSFVMTAVLILLAGWTGQFERLTRSLSPAIANAMLAGVLLPFGVHVFSAITEQPVLVLSMISSYFLFRLWQPKYAVLVVAVLGLMVAWVQGQIQVQTLNLSFGYPVWQSPEFSLRAFLSLTVPLFLVTMASQNLPGIAVLVSSGYRSPTSSMLKWTGMTTLLLAPFGAFALNLAAITAAICVTEDAHVDKDKRYVAAISAGVFYLVLGLMAGTVVAFFASVPAAYLATLAGLALLPTIANSLLAALRDEDDREAALVTLLATVSGVVMFGIGSAFWGMVMGYLVHWRHGILQRLLFTYVQWTK is encoded by the coding sequence ATGTTCAGGGATTTGTCTGTCAGTAACATCAGTGCTGGTCTGATCGCCGTCATCGTGGGGTTTAGCAGTTCGGCCGTGGTGGTGTTTCAGGCCGCAGATGCTGCAGGAACCACTGGTGTGCAAGCCGCGTCATGGTTGTGGGCATTAGGGTTGGGCATAGGGATTACTTCTATCGGTCTGTCATTGCTGCATCGCATTCCTATGGTCACCGCGTGGTCAACACCGGGGGCAGCGGCACTCATTGCCAGTCTGGCGGGTTTTAGTCTTGAACAGGCCATTGGTTCGTTTGTGATGACTGCGGTTTTGATCTTGCTGGCTGGCTGGACCGGCCAGTTTGAACGCCTGACCCGTTCGCTCTCACCCGCCATTGCCAATGCCATGCTGGCAGGGGTGTTGTTGCCCTTTGGCGTTCATGTATTTTCAGCGATAACAGAGCAACCGGTGCTGGTACTCAGTATGATCAGTAGCTATTTCCTGTTTCGTTTATGGCAGCCTAAATATGCGGTTCTGGTCGTGGCTGTACTGGGATTGATGGTCGCGTGGGTGCAAGGGCAGATTCAGGTACAGACATTAAACCTGAGTTTCGGGTATCCGGTGTGGCAGTCGCCGGAATTCTCACTGCGGGCTTTTTTAAGTCTGACGGTACCGTTGTTTCTGGTGACCATGGCTTCCCAAAATCTCCCCGGTATTGCGGTATTGGTCAGTAGTGGTTACCGCTCGCCCACTTCTTCGATGCTGAAATGGACCGGCATGACCACCTTGTTGTTGGCTCCCTTTGGCGCTTTTGCTTTAAACCTGGCCGCGATTACGGCTGCCATCTGTGTGACCGAAGATGCTCATGTCGATAAAGATAAGCGTTATGTCGCTGCCATATCAGCGGGCGTGTTTTATTTGGTGCTGGGATTGATGGCGGGTACCGTGGTCGCATTTTTTGCGTCCGTTCCCGCTGCATATCTGGCAACCCTCGCTGGTTTGGCATTGCTGCCAACGATTGCCAACAGTCTGCTGGCGGCCCTGCGTGACGAGGATGATCGTGAGGCTGCGTTGGTAACACTGCTGGCGACGGTATCCGGGGTGGTGATGTTTGGTATCGGCAGCGCCTTCTGGGGAATGGTGATGGGCTATCTGGTCCACTGGCGCCACGGGATTCTGCAACGGCTGTTATTTACCTATGTTCAGTGGACGAAGTGA
- a CDS encoding LysR family transcriptional regulator ArgP, producing the protein MIDIRQLQALAGVIDEQGFDKAARKLGLTQSAVSQRIKQLERQLGKILLIRSTPPSLTHDGIIVMKYFRQMEHLQHEMLNHYQPPTGQRRTLAIGVNADSLATWLLDALDPLIQSEQLLIDIRVDDQDRTHDLLLSGEVLGCVSSSNSPVNGCNCYSLGTMTYLCLIAPAFKQRHQMSDDVSATQLQTLPCLEFNHEDGLEKRYLEHYFGITTPVPTHRIPSVESYLDFIRRGHAWGMIPAPQAYPALENGELIELKPGTSLQVPLFWHIWDLKSELARKLTETLTRYARHFVH; encoded by the coding sequence ATGATAGATATTCGCCAACTGCAGGCTCTGGCCGGTGTGATAGATGAACAAGGGTTTGACAAAGCTGCCAGGAAACTGGGGCTCACCCAGTCAGCGGTCTCCCAGCGGATCAAACAATTAGAGCGGCAGCTGGGGAAAATTCTCTTGATACGCTCCACTCCGCCAAGCCTGACTCATGACGGTATTATCGTGATGAAATACTTTCGGCAGATGGAACATCTTCAGCATGAGATGCTCAACCACTACCAACCACCTACCGGACAACGACGCACGCTGGCAATCGGAGTCAATGCTGACAGCCTTGCCACCTGGCTGCTGGACGCACTGGATCCATTGATTCAATCCGAACAGCTGCTGATCGATATCCGGGTCGACGACCAGGATCGTACTCACGACTTGCTGCTCAGCGGTGAAGTGCTGGGATGTGTCAGCTCCAGTAACTCTCCAGTCAATGGATGCAATTGTTACAGCCTTGGCACCATGACTTACCTGTGCCTGATAGCACCGGCATTCAAACAACGTCATCAAATGAGCGACGACGTTTCCGCCACTCAACTGCAGACCCTGCCATGTCTTGAATTCAATCATGAAGATGGTCTGGAAAAACGCTACCTTGAGCATTACTTCGGAATTACCACACCCGTTCCCACCCACCGTATCCCATCCGTCGAATCCTACCTGGACTTTATTCGTCGCGGTCATGCCTGGGGCATGATTCCCGCGCCACAGGCCTATCCAGCTCTCGAAAACGGGGAACTGATAGAACTAAAACCAGGCACCAGCCTGCAGGTTCCATTGTTCTGGCATATCTGGGACCTGAAAAGCGAACTGGCCCGTAAACTCACCGAAACTCTGACCCGTTATGCCCGTCACTTCGTCCACTGA
- a CDS encoding LysE/ArgO family amino acid transporter — protein MDFVTVFLKGFMTGGSLIVAIGAQNAFVLTQGVRRQYIGTIAVTCTLLDMGLIFSGITGLGVLISSNQRLLLIASAGGALFLTVYGARSLRTAMTSQQMKRSEISLQSHSGAIAVTLGLSLLNPHVYLDTVLLIGSIGGQFETPARYWFGFGAASASAVWFFMLAYGAARLSPLFSQPIAWKVLDVVIAAVMWSIAGTLWYQAWLYFQQV, from the coding sequence ATGGACTTTGTAACTGTTTTTCTTAAAGGGTTTATGACCGGGGGAAGCCTGATTGTGGCGATTGGTGCTCAAAATGCATTTGTGCTGACACAGGGGGTGCGGAGGCAATATATCGGAACCATTGCGGTGACCTGTACGTTACTGGATATGGGACTCATTTTTTCCGGCATTACGGGGCTGGGGGTGTTGATCTCTTCAAACCAGAGGCTGTTATTGATCGCCTCGGCAGGAGGTGCATTGTTTCTCACGGTTTATGGTGCCCGGTCGTTGCGGACTGCCATGACCTCTCAACAAATGAAACGTAGTGAGATATCGCTGCAATCACATTCCGGTGCCATTGCGGTGACGCTGGGATTGTCATTGCTGAATCCACATGTTTATCTCGACACGGTATTGCTGATAGGTAGTATCGGTGGTCAGTTCGAGACTCCTGCCCGCTACTGGTTTGGTTTCGGCGCGGCATCAGCGTCGGCGGTATGGTTCTTCATGCTGGCTTATGGTGCTGCCAGACTGAGTCCGCTATTCAGCCAACCAATTGCTTGGAAAGTTCTGGATGTGGTGATCGCGGCTGTTATGTGGTCGATCGCCGGTACTCTCTGGTATCAAGCTTGGCTGTATTTTCAGCAGGTGTAG
- a CDS encoding GH36-type glycosyl hydrolase domain-containing protein has product MSIQAERQYGYFDDAHREYVITEPKTPYPWINYLGDTAFFSLLSNTGGGYSFYKDAKFRRLTRYRYNNVPVDTGGKYFYIKDGDVAWSPGWKPMRTPLDKYECRHGMGYSRITGEKNGLRSSVLFFVPRNEDIEIQQMTLTNLSDEIKTIKVFSLVEWCLWNAEDDMTNFQRNFSTGQVEVKDSVIYHKTEYRERRNHYAFYSVNQKVDGFDTDRDGFLGEHNGFDAPAVVDKGESNYSIAHGWSPVASHYLEIILAPGEVKELIFTLGYVEMPEDQKWEEPGIINKTKAREMIDRFNTVDQVHLAFRELKDYWDHLLNKYIVTTDDPRLNRGVNIWNQYQNMVTFNMSRSASYFESGIGRGMGFRDSNQDLIGFVHLVPERARQRILDIAATQFEDGSAYHQYQPLTKRGNAAIGGNFNDDPMWLVQSVTVYLKETGDFSILDESVPFNNDENNCATLFEHLTRSFNFVTRNLGEHGLPLIGRADWNDCLNLNCFSMEPNESFQTTENREGGRAESVMIAGQFVLFGNDYVELCRYRGQNEEAERASGHIDAMIEAIKEHGWDGEWFLRAYDAFGQKIGTHEAEESKIFIESQGFCTMAGVGLKEGLVGKSLDSVNKYLACDYGIVLNYPAFSRYYVEYGEISTYPQGYKENGGIFCHNNPWIMIGETVQGNGDRAFEYYTKIAPAYQDDKVRLHKTEPYVYAQMIAGKEAATPGQAKNSWLTGTAAWNYVAITQAILGIKPQYDGLQVDPCIPKAWTHYSVVRRFRDVTYHIDIFNPKSVSKGVTAVVVDGESIDGNILPVFEPGTEHRVTVTMG; this is encoded by the coding sequence ATGTCGATACAAGCAGAAAGACAATACGGCTATTTTGATGATGCCCATCGGGAGTACGTCATCACGGAACCCAAAACACCATACCCATGGATAAACTATCTGGGGGATACAGCATTTTTCTCATTGTTGTCGAATACCGGAGGTGGTTACAGTTTTTATAAGGATGCCAAGTTCCGTCGTCTCACCCGTTACCGTTATAACAATGTTCCGGTCGATACCGGTGGTAAATACTTTTATATCAAAGACGGCGATGTGGCCTGGTCGCCCGGTTGGAAGCCCATGCGTACTCCGTTGGACAAATACGAATGTCGCCATGGTATGGGTTATAGCCGTATTACTGGAGAGAAAAACGGACTGCGCAGCTCGGTATTGTTTTTTGTTCCCCGTAATGAAGATATTGAAATTCAACAGATGACACTGACCAACCTCAGTGATGAGATCAAAACCATTAAAGTGTTCTCGTTGGTTGAATGGTGTCTGTGGAATGCTGAAGATGACATGACCAATTTTCAGCGCAACTTTTCTACCGGTCAGGTGGAAGTTAAAGATTCTGTGATTTATCACAAAACCGAATATCGTGAGCGTAGAAATCATTATGCGTTCTATTCCGTGAACCAGAAGGTAGACGGTTTCGATACCGATCGGGACGGTTTCCTTGGTGAACATAACGGTTTTGATGCTCCGGCAGTCGTTGATAAAGGTGAGTCCAACTATTCCATTGCCCATGGCTGGTCACCGGTTGCCTCGCATTATCTGGAAATTATCCTGGCGCCCGGTGAGGTGAAAGAACTGATCTTTACTCTTGGTTATGTCGAAATGCCCGAAGACCAGAAATGGGAAGAGCCTGGCATTATCAACAAAACCAAAGCACGTGAAATGATTGACCGTTTCAATACCGTTGATCAGGTTCATTTGGCATTCCGGGAACTCAAAGATTACTGGGATCATCTGCTCAACAAATACATTGTGACAACCGATGACCCACGATTGAATCGTGGGGTAAATATCTGGAATCAGTATCAGAATATGGTGACCTTCAATATGTCACGTTCGGCATCTTATTTTGAGTCCGGTATCGGCCGTGGCATGGGATTCCGTGATTCCAATCAGGATTTGATCGGCTTTGTTCATCTGGTCCCGGAACGTGCTCGTCAGCGTATTCTCGATATTGCGGCTACTCAGTTTGAAGACGGTTCCGCCTACCATCAATATCAACCGCTGACCAAGCGTGGGAATGCAGCCATTGGTGGCAATTTCAATGACGATCCTATGTGGCTGGTGCAGTCGGTTACTGTTTATCTGAAAGAAACTGGTGATTTTTCCATTCTCGATGAGTCAGTACCGTTTAATAATGATGAAAACAATTGTGCGACATTATTTGAGCATCTGACCCGTTCCTTTAACTTTGTAACCCGTAATCTGGGGGAACACGGATTGCCCTTGATTGGCCGGGCGGATTGGAATGACTGCTTGAATCTGAACTGTTTCTCAATGGAGCCCAATGAGAGTTTTCAGACAACTGAAAACCGTGAAGGTGGTCGCGCTGAGTCTGTCATGATAGCCGGTCAGTTCGTTTTGTTTGGTAACGATTATGTCGAGTTATGCCGTTATCGAGGCCAAAATGAAGAGGCGGAAAGAGCCAGTGGGCATATTGATGCGATGATTGAAGCAATCAAAGAACACGGTTGGGATGGTGAATGGTTCCTGCGTGCTTATGATGCATTTGGTCAAAAAATCGGTACCCATGAGGCTGAGGAAAGTAAGATATTTATCGAGTCGCAGGGATTTTGCACCATGGCCGGTGTTGGCCTGAAGGAAGGGCTGGTGGGTAAGTCTCTTGATTCTGTAAATAAATATTTGGCCTGTGACTACGGTATTGTTCTGAATTACCCGGCTTTTTCACGCTATTACGTTGAGTATGGCGAGATCTCCACTTATCCCCAAGGCTATAAGGAAAATGGCGGAATTTTCTGTCATAACAACCCATGGATCATGATTGGTGAAACCGTCCAGGGCAACGGTGATCGTGCATTCGAGTATTACACCAAAATTGCGCCGGCCTATCAGGATGATAAAGTCCGGCTGCATAAAACCGAGCCTTATGTGTATGCTCAGATGATTGCCGGCAAAGAAGCTGCAACTCCGGGGCAGGCCAAAAACTCCTGGTTGACGGGGACGGCTGCCTGGAATTACGTGGCCATCACTCAGGCGATTCTCGGTATCAAGCCACAATATGATGGGCTACAGGTCGATCCCTGCATACCAAAAGCCTGGACCCACTATTCTGTTGTTCGACGGTTTCGGGATGTGACTTACCACATTGATATATTTAATCCGAAAAGTGTCAGCAAAGGCGTGACTGCTGTTGTCGTGGATGGTGAATCTATTGATGGCAATATTCTGCCTGTGTTTGAACCGGGTACTGAGCATCGGGTAACGGTCACCATGGGATGA
- a CDS encoding LacI family DNA-binding transcriptional regulator, with the protein MITIRDVSKYASVSVATVSRVINGSRWVSDETRKKVLAAMKELGYQPNSFARSLATNKSQTVGMVVGDLSGPFFGEMMQSAEQIVRMADKHLIITSSHGTVESESEAIEFLLQRRVDVLILHLDAMPDDKLIELCEQLRIPVVIVNRLVPTMEEQCISIDNELGGYIATKHLLEQGHRSIACIAGPIYKSDSRSRLNGYRRALMEAGVDYNEHLIVESDYTEEGGKAAVKELQERNLSYSAIFAHNDHMAIGAMGWLKSEGVSVPNDVSIIGYDDIIMARYVEPSLTSVIIPVSEFGRQAGLMALRLSGEQQDNVVLRFKPELVIRNSTCRYGR; encoded by the coding sequence ATGATCACAATCCGCGATGTATCCAAGTATGCAAGTGTTTCAGTAGCGACCGTCAGCCGGGTGATTAATGGCAGTCGGTGGGTATCTGATGAGACTCGCAAAAAAGTACTTGCTGCCATGAAAGAACTTGGTTATCAGCCAAACTCTTTTGCCCGTTCTCTGGCAACGAACAAATCACAGACAGTTGGTATGGTCGTTGGGGACTTAAGCGGTCCGTTCTTTGGTGAGATGATGCAGTCCGCAGAGCAGATCGTACGTATGGCCGACAAGCATCTGATTATTACCAGTAGTCATGGTACGGTTGAAAGTGAAAGCGAGGCCATCGAATTTTTGTTGCAACGGCGAGTGGATGTTTTGATTCTGCATCTCGATGCGATGCCTGATGATAAGTTGATTGAACTGTGTGAGCAATTGCGGATACCGGTGGTTATCGTCAATCGACTGGTTCCCACGATGGAAGAGCAGTGTATTTCCATTGATAACGAACTGGGTGGTTATATTGCCACCAAACATTTGCTTGAACAGGGGCATCGATCTATAGCTTGTATTGCCGGCCCGATCTATAAAAGTGATTCCCGGTCCCGCTTAAATGGTTATCGCCGTGCACTCATGGAAGCCGGGGTCGATTATAACGAGCATCTTATTGTTGAATCGGACTATACCGAAGAAGGTGGCAAGGCCGCGGTTAAGGAACTTCAGGAGCGCAATCTCTCTTACTCAGCGATTTTTGCACATAACGATCATATGGCCATTGGTGCGATGGGATGGTTAAAAAGTGAAGGGGTTTCTGTTCCGAATGATGTCAGTATCATTGGTTATGATGACATTATCATGGCCCGTTATGTGGAGCCGTCTCTAACGTCGGTTATCATTCCGGTTTCTGAATTCGGGCGTCAGGCTGGTCTGATGGCTTTGCGATTGTCAGGTGAACAACAGGATAACGTTGTTTTGCGCTTCAAACCTGAATTGGTTATTCGTAATTCGACTTGCCGCTACGGCCGTTGA
- a CDS encoding MFS transporter, whose protein sequence is MSQEKDPFPGRLIDCPGFLNLAAGRLIGTIAMQIQAVVVAWHLYALTNDPLALGYVGLVQFIPMAVFTLPAGDLADRFDRRLLLTLAWLIQGCAAIILLMLTLFHTDLLWPFYAALALFGVGRAFAGPSMQSLLPLVVPKKLLPQGIAWNSSAFQVAVIAGPALGGFVYLLGAGFAFGLCSMMFCIGALSIYFIKPQFRQQKGPSGTSALERLKEGVSYVRHRPIVLGALSLDLFAVLLGGATALLPIYAKDILHVGPGGLGALRSAMAVGAFVVGILLGYLSIRRHAGLIMFASVAVFGLATVVFALSTSFVLSLLALFVIGASDMVSVYVRASLIQMATPDAMRGRVSAVNMLFIGASNELGEFESGTTAAWFGVVPAAILGGVGTIMIVGLWMRWFPALRKVDRLSDVTS, encoded by the coding sequence GTGTCGCAAGAAAAAGATCCCTTTCCCGGGCGGTTAATTGATTGCCCCGGTTTTTTAAATCTGGCTGCAGGTCGGTTGATTGGCACAATTGCAATGCAGATTCAGGCAGTTGTCGTGGCCTGGCATCTCTACGCACTGACGAATGATCCGTTGGCATTGGGTTATGTCGGGTTGGTTCAGTTTATTCCCATGGCCGTGTTCACGCTGCCGGCGGGGGATCTGGCTGATCGTTTTGATCGACGTTTGTTGTTGACTCTGGCCTGGCTGATACAAGGATGTGCTGCGATTATTCTGCTAATGCTGACATTGTTCCATACTGATCTTTTGTGGCCTTTTTATGCGGCACTGGCATTGTTTGGTGTCGGCAGGGCTTTTGCCGGACCCTCCATGCAGTCTCTGCTTCCGCTGGTCGTTCCCAAAAAGCTGTTGCCTCAGGGAATTGCGTGGAACTCTTCGGCTTTTCAGGTTGCGGTCATCGCTGGCCCGGCTCTCGGTGGGTTTGTATATCTTCTGGGGGCGGGTTTTGCGTTTGGTCTTTGCAGCATGATGTTCTGTATTGGAGCATTGTCTATTTACTTTATAAAGCCACAGTTTCGACAGCAAAAAGGTCCCTCAGGTACGTCGGCATTGGAGCGTTTGAAAGAGGGAGTTAGTTATGTCCGCCATCGCCCGATTGTGCTCGGAGCATTGTCACTGGATCTGTTTGCGGTTTTATTGGGAGGTGCCACGGCCCTGCTGCCAATTTATGCAAAGGATATATTGCATGTGGGCCCCGGTGGGTTGGGGGCGTTGCGTAGTGCGATGGCGGTCGGAGCATTTGTCGTCGGTATTCTCCTGGGGTATTTGTCTATCAGGCGTCATGCTGGATTGATTATGTTTGCCAGTGTGGCGGTATTTGGTCTGGCGACAGTGGTATTCGCCCTTTCAACCAGTTTTGTCCTGTCGCTATTGGCATTGTTTGTTATTGGAGCCAGCGATATGGTCAGTGTATATGTCCGTGCCAGCCTGATTCAGATGGCTACTCCTGATGCCATGAGAGGGCGGGTCAGCGCGGTTAATATGCTATTTATCGGCGCTTCGAATGAGCTGGGAGAATTTGAATCAGGTACCACCGCAGCTTGGTTTGGGGTGGTACCTGCGGCAATACTTGGAGGGGTTGGGACAATAATGATTGTCGGTCTATGGATGAGGTGGTTCCCGGCCTTGCGTAAGGTCGACCGCTTAAGTGACGTGACGTCCTGA
- a CDS encoding fructosamine kinase family protein, whose amino-acid sequence MTRRIAHIVGTEMSAVMGQMVQVRQLERVSGGDICDSFKAQTNIGPLFVKRCSAQDGGLLQAEFRNLQLLRAAAEICVPEAISVSFHENDTLLVMEYLDLAGNTHDGQLGRRLAALHRHTGPGYGLEYDNYIGRTFQRNTAEETWSAFWWNNRLLPQLQMVCDQGFSNAIEKYILPLNEVCQRLLHNHQPVPSLLHGDLWSGNKGYLEDATPVIFDPACYFGDRETDVALTELFSGFDAEFYREYQQAWPLDEGYPHRKLLYNLYHLLNHLNLFGEFYLASCLQQIQYLQPLK is encoded by the coding sequence ATGACTAGACGAATTGCGCACATTGTTGGTACGGAAATGTCTGCCGTGATGGGGCAGATGGTGCAGGTCCGACAACTGGAACGGGTCAGTGGAGGGGATATTTGTGACAGCTTCAAAGCGCAGACGAATATTGGTCCGTTGTTTGTCAAACGATGCTCTGCTCAGGATGGCGGCTTGCTGCAGGCAGAGTTCAGGAATTTACAATTGCTGCGTGCAGCGGCTGAAATCTGTGTGCCTGAGGCTATATCTGTGTCTTTTCACGAAAATGATACATTGCTTGTGATGGAGTATCTCGATCTGGCCGGAAATACCCATGATGGCCAATTGGGGCGGCGATTGGCAGCATTGCATCGCCACACAGGGCCAGGTTATGGGCTTGAATATGATAACTATATCGGTCGTACGTTTCAGAGAAATACAGCAGAAGAAACGTGGTCTGCATTCTGGTGGAACAACCGGCTGTTGCCTCAATTGCAGATGGTCTGTGATCAGGGGTTTTCGAATGCAATTGAGAAATATATTCTTCCTCTGAATGAAGTTTGTCAGCGGTTGCTACATAATCATCAACCTGTTCCTTCACTGCTGCATGGAGATCTGTGGAGCGGAAACAAAGGGTATCTCGAGGATGCCACTCCAGTGATATTTGATCCTGCATGCTACTTTGGTGACCGGGAAACAGATGTTGCTCTTACTGAATTGTTTTCTGGGTTTGATGCGGAATTTTACCGTGAATACCAGCAGGCCTGGCCTCTGGATGAAGGCTATCCGCATCGCAAACTACTATATAATCTATACCACTTGTTGAATCATCTGAACTTGTTTGGCGAGTTTTACCTGGCGTCCTGTCTGCAACAAATTCAATACCTTCAGCCATTGAAATAG
- the tssJ gene encoding type VI secretion system lipoprotein TssJ, giving the protein MLKQLFQTTILVLISIVLFSSCATSNLKFQVESSETLNPDVQGNNYAVIVRVYQLTDPRLFDRAPYDELWKTGPDMLADTLISVHEFTVQPGFEGVLNIDKKRGAEYVGVMAFFRSREGSWKVYQKVKSGVFSKSAKLKLNVTGSNINMQYR; this is encoded by the coding sequence ATGCTCAAACAGTTGTTCCAAACCACTATACTCGTTCTAATCTCAATTGTGTTGTTCAGTTCTTGTGCAACATCCAATTTGAAGTTCCAAGTAGAGTCCTCAGAGACTCTGAATCCTGATGTTCAAGGAAATAATTACGCTGTTATTGTGCGTGTTTATCAATTGACAGATCCCCGTCTGTTTGACCGCGCTCCCTACGATGAGCTTTGGAAAACAGGGCCCGATATGCTTGCTGATACATTGATTTCGGTTCATGAATTCACTGTTCAGCCCGGTTTTGAGGGAGTTCTGAATATTGATAAGAAGCGTGGTGCCGAATATGTTGGCGTAATGGCCTTCTTCCGTTCACGGGAAGGTTCATGGAAGGTATATCAAAAAGTTAAATCCGGAGTGTTCAGTAAATCTGCGAAGCTTAAGCTGAACGTGACAGGATCTAACATCAATATGCAGTATCGATAG